In Duganella zoogloeoides, a single genomic region encodes these proteins:
- a CDS encoding di-heme oxidoredictase family protein, with protein sequence MIALHTITTRMLPLGVALALAACGGGGGEKSAASTPDPVQVQLPPVVAVPAPIVSDPGQPGVVVKPAGATSSSVENPAMSAFQAIDGSATTRWSSTAVDNAYIQFDFGASTAIGYMKLLWEDSYAKQYAVQVSDDGQNWSQLRYVSDGRGGAEEFFNLGARARYLRVQGVERATQYGYSLFEVEFKSPGNDNTLPTATTSALRYPASGAGWTPLPASADPLETLQFTLADGTLVTRFGARGLARHGRERGEDWNEIGYGPNETVDPATGLPVDKGPGNYLTFVPQYFKNRTWGVEIIDNSRVAGVAKPTLIVNQYTTVDFLPGGVAFFRGFDRPGVTGYGWMAPGELVDRDVAVCKPTPYPANGKLATATGINGACTLQVKDYPGHGGLDAAGMPNNVHVPARALAVGDAIEVSPSMFSTSAAMGAIGDTGGIRYYSAEWIYVVGAGLQPWYGVQPRLNSVPLPAATLAGGLGSVSYNYSDNGLFMFQQPHNHTGMQNMQRFVEGRRLVHTSFTTGEHNEPGNDRYAAAVGLQGQRFNQSACIACHVNNGRSPAPAAINQRLDTMSVRVAAIDANGVQSPHPQYGAAVQMNGVSATGARQNWGSGVRVAAFDSRQVTLADGTVVELRKPAIAFDGATPAAVSLRAAQPMMGTGLLEAIPEAEILSRVRSSPDADGVIGVANFVFDPESGAVRLGRFGWKASKASLRHQTASALLADMAVTSPVYRNRSCHTDPAGCGAAAAQPGITEADLQLITRYLALVAVPAQRSMPSGFPKGVAPLDEHRVDAAQVAAGARLFDGMRCVACHTAQMTTGSGHLLAELRNQAIAPYSDLLLHDMGAGLADNLVEGQAKGNMWRTAPLWGIGYTDKVMGSAGSVGYLHDGRARNLTEAILWHDGEAARARQRFEQLSRTDRDAVLAFLKSL encoded by the coding sequence TTGATCGCACTACACACCATCACCACCCGCATGCTGCCACTCGGCGTGGCATTGGCCCTGGCAGCATGCGGCGGGGGCGGCGGCGAGAAATCGGCAGCTTCCACGCCCGATCCGGTGCAAGTGCAGCTGCCGCCGGTGGTGGCCGTGCCAGCTCCGATCGTCAGCGATCCGGGCCAGCCAGGCGTGGTCGTCAAGCCGGCCGGCGCCACGTCGTCGTCCGTGGAAAATCCGGCCATGTCGGCCTTTCAAGCCATCGACGGCAGTGCGACCACGCGCTGGTCCAGCACCGCCGTCGATAACGCGTACATCCAGTTCGATTTCGGCGCCAGCACCGCCATCGGCTACATGAAACTGCTGTGGGAAGATTCGTACGCCAAACAGTACGCCGTGCAGGTGTCCGACGATGGCCAGAACTGGTCGCAGTTGCGCTACGTGTCCGACGGCCGCGGCGGCGCCGAGGAATTTTTCAACCTGGGTGCGCGGGCGCGCTATCTGCGCGTGCAGGGCGTGGAACGCGCCACGCAGTACGGTTACTCGCTGTTCGAAGTGGAGTTCAAGTCGCCCGGCAATGACAACACCCTGCCCACGGCCACGACTTCTGCGCTGCGCTATCCCGCCAGCGGCGCCGGCTGGACGCCGCTGCCCGCGAGCGCCGACCCGCTCGAGACGCTGCAGTTCACCCTGGCCGACGGCACGCTGGTCACGCGTTTCGGCGCGCGCGGGCTGGCGCGCCACGGGCGCGAACGGGGCGAGGACTGGAACGAAATCGGCTACGGCCCCAATGAGACCGTGGATCCGGCCACCGGCCTGCCGGTGGACAAGGGCCCGGGCAACTACCTCACTTTCGTGCCGCAGTATTTCAAGAACCGCACCTGGGGCGTGGAGATCATCGACAACAGCCGCGTGGCCGGCGTGGCCAAGCCCACTTTGATCGTCAACCAGTACACCACCGTCGATTTCCTGCCAGGCGGGGTGGCCTTTTTCCGCGGCTTCGATCGGCCGGGCGTGACCGGCTACGGCTGGATGGCGCCCGGCGAACTGGTGGACCGCGATGTCGCCGTCTGCAAACCCACGCCCTATCCGGCCAATGGCAAGCTGGCTACCGCCACCGGCATCAACGGCGCCTGCACCTTGCAGGTCAAGGACTACCCGGGCCACGGCGGCCTCGATGCCGCCGGCATGCCGAACAATGTCCACGTGCCGGCGCGCGCGCTGGCCGTGGGCGATGCGATCGAGGTGTCGCCGTCGATGTTTTCCACTTCGGCCGCCATGGGCGCCATTGGCGACACCGGCGGCATCCGTTACTACTCGGCGGAGTGGATATACGTGGTGGGCGCCGGCTTGCAGCCGTGGTATGGCGTGCAGCCCCGTTTGAACTCGGTGCCGCTGCCGGCGGCCACGCTGGCCGGCGGCCTCGGTTCGGTGTCCTACAACTACAGCGACAACGGCCTGTTCATGTTCCAGCAGCCGCACAACCACACCGGCATGCAGAACATGCAGCGCTTCGTGGAAGGCCGGCGCCTGGTGCACACCAGTTTTACCACCGGTGAACACAACGAGCCTGGCAACGACCGCTATGCAGCGGCGGTGGGCCTGCAGGGCCAGCGCTTCAACCAGTCGGCCTGCATCGCGTGCCACGTCAACAACGGCCGCAGCCCGGCGCCTGCCGCCATCAACCAGCGCCTGGACACGATGTCAGTGCGGGTAGCCGCCATCGACGCCAACGGCGTGCAGTCGCCGCATCCGCAGTACGGCGCGGCGGTGCAGATGAACGGCGTGTCCGCTACCGGCGCGCGCCAGAACTGGGGCAGCGGCGTGCGCGTGGCGGCGTTCGATTCGCGCCAGGTCACGCTGGCCGACGGCACCGTGGTCGAGCTGCGCAAGCCCGCCATCGCCTTCGACGGCGCCACCCCGGCGGCGGTATCGCTGCGCGCGGCCCAGCCAATGATGGGCACCGGTCTGCTCGAGGCGATCCCGGAAGCGGAGATCCTGTCGCGCGTGCGTTCTTCCCCGGACGCCGACGGCGTCATCGGCGTGGCCAACTTCGTGTTCGATCCGGAGTCAGGCGCGGTGCGCCTGGGCCGCTTCGGCTGGAAGGCGTCCAAGGCCAGCCTGCGCCATCAAACCGCGTCGGCGCTGCTGGCCGACATGGCGGTCACGTCGCCCGTCTATCGCAACCGGTCGTGCCACACCGATCCCGCCGGCTGCGGCGCGGCGGCTGCGCAGCCGGGCATTACCGAAGCCGACCTGCAACTGATCACCCGGTACCTGGCGCTGGTGGCGGTGCCGGCCCAGCGCAGCATGCCAAGCGGCTTCCCCAAGGGCGTGGCTCCCCTCGACGAACACCGCGTGGATGCCGCCCAGGTGGCGGCCGGCGCGCGGCTGTTCGACGGCATGCGCTGCGTGGCCTGCCACACGGCGCAAATGACCACCGGCAGCGGCCACCTGCTCGCGGAGCTGCGCAACCAGGCCATCGCGCCGTATTCCGACCTGCTGCTGCACGACATGGGCGCCGGCCTGGCCGACAACCTGGTGGAAGGACAGGCCAAGGGCAATATGTGGCGTACCGCGCCGCTGTGGGGCATCGGCTATACCGACAAGGTGATGGGCAGCGCCGGCAGCGTCGGCTACCTGCATGACGGCCGCGCACGCAACCTGACCGAGGCGATTCTATGGCACGACGGCGAAGCGGCGCGGGCGCGGCAGCGCTTCGAGCAACTGTCCCGGACCGACCGCGACGCCGTGCTGGCGTTTTTGAAGTCGCTGTAA
- a CDS encoding acyl-CoA dehydrogenase translates to MIFWTIVVLLIGVPAVILGVPALRRSLVTPHIFALFKRILPAMSDTERDALEAGTTWWDADLFSGRPDWDKLMKLPKPTLTAEEQSFLDVEVRHLCELVDDWESTQVWQGIPGPAWQYARDKGFLGMIIPKEYGGKAFSAYMHSQVVMQLSTRSSALAVQVMVPNSLGPAELLLHYGTEDQKNYYLPRLAAGKEIPCFALTSPYAGSDAAAIPDTGVVCMGTHEGRETLGLRITWNKRYITLGPIATLLGLAFRVVDPDRLLPPGTDTGITCALIPTTHEGVVIGRRHWPLGAVFQNGPTSGKDVFIPMDWIIGGPQQIGKGWRMLMECLAAGRAISLPSTSVGTAKLAVRGTSAYCAIRRQFKTPIGKFEGVQEALARMGGNLYMMDATRKLSALAVDLGEKPAVISAIAKYHVTERGRAVVNDGMDILGGKGICMGPSNFLGRAYQQIPIAITVEGANILTRCLIIFGQGAIRAHPYVLREMHATADKDQRRAELEFDDAFFGHVRFVCANAARGLWYALTGASSAPVPEQADPAMAGYYRAVGRMSTAFALLTDTSMFVLGGELKRRERISARLGDALSMLYLVSATLKRFEDDGRQADDAPYVHWSVQDALHKAQLALAGVLDNFPNRFIAGAVRVLLFPFGMPYAEPNDDLGGNVARAMQTAGPSRERLLADGFLADDLRDPVACGELAFALLPQVDAIEHRLKPAVRAGQLEAMPQTLPLLDQWSAHAVSLGLLTPEERRTLADFARFTDLSVHVDDFSPDLNAAVDAEQRRRMTAPAIVLEV, encoded by the coding sequence ATGATTTTCTGGACCATAGTGGTATTGCTGATCGGCGTACCCGCCGTGATCCTGGGCGTGCCGGCACTGCGCCGAAGCCTGGTCACGCCGCATATTTTCGCGCTGTTCAAGCGCATCCTGCCCGCCATGTCCGACACCGAACGCGATGCGCTCGAAGCCGGCACCACCTGGTGGGATGCCGACCTGTTCTCGGGCCGTCCGGATTGGGACAAGCTGATGAAACTGCCCAAGCCCACGCTCACCGCCGAAGAGCAGTCGTTCCTCGACGTGGAAGTGCGCCACCTGTGCGAACTGGTGGACGACTGGGAATCGACGCAAGTGTGGCAAGGCATCCCCGGCCCGGCCTGGCAATATGCGCGCGACAAGGGCTTTCTCGGCATGATCATCCCCAAGGAATACGGCGGCAAAGCCTTCTCCGCGTACATGCACTCGCAGGTGGTGATGCAGCTGTCCACCCGTTCGTCGGCGCTGGCCGTGCAGGTGATGGTGCCCAACTCGCTGGGACCGGCCGAACTGCTGCTCCACTACGGTACCGAAGACCAGAAAAACTACTATCTGCCACGCCTGGCCGCCGGCAAGGAAATCCCGTGCTTTGCGCTCACCAGCCCCTACGCGGGGTCCGATGCTGCCGCCATTCCCGACACCGGCGTGGTCTGCATGGGCACCCATGAAGGCCGCGAGACGCTGGGCCTGCGCATCACCTGGAACAAGCGCTACATTACGCTGGGGCCCATCGCCACCCTGCTTGGCCTGGCATTCCGCGTGGTCGATCCTGATCGCCTGCTGCCTCCCGGGACCGACACCGGCATCACCTGCGCGCTGATACCCACGACCCACGAGGGCGTGGTGATCGGCCGCCGCCATTGGCCGCTGGGCGCCGTGTTCCAGAACGGCCCTACCAGCGGCAAGGACGTGTTCATTCCGATGGACTGGATCATCGGCGGGCCACAGCAGATCGGCAAGGGCTGGCGCATGCTGATGGAGTGCCTGGCCGCCGGCCGCGCGATTTCCCTGCCATCGACCAGCGTGGGCACCGCCAAGCTGGCCGTGCGCGGCACCAGCGCCTATTGCGCGATCCGGCGCCAGTTCAAGACGCCGATCGGCAAGTTCGAGGGCGTGCAGGAGGCGCTGGCCCGCATGGGCGGCAACCTGTACATGATGGACGCTACCCGCAAGCTGTCCGCGCTGGCCGTGGACCTCGGTGAAAAGCCGGCCGTGATCTCGGCCATCGCCAAGTACCACGTGACCGAACGCGGACGTGCGGTGGTCAACGACGGCATGGACATCCTGGGCGGCAAGGGCATCTGCATGGGCCCCAGCAATTTCCTCGGCCGCGCCTACCAGCAGATCCCGATTGCCATCACGGTGGAAGGCGCCAACATTCTCACCCGCTGCCTGATCATCTTCGGCCAGGGCGCCATTCGCGCCCATCCCTACGTGCTGCGCGAAATGCACGCCACGGCCGACAAGGACCAGCGCCGCGCCGAACTGGAATTCGACGACGCCTTTTTCGGCCACGTGCGCTTCGTGTGCGCCAATGCCGCGCGCGGCCTGTGGTACGCGCTCACCGGCGCCAGTTCCGCGCCCGTGCCCGAGCAGGCCGATCCCGCCATGGCCGGCTACTACCGCGCCGTCGGCCGCATGTCCACAGCCTTTGCGCTGCTGACCGACACCTCGATGTTCGTGCTGGGCGGAGAACTCAAGCGCCGCGAGCGCATTTCCGCCCGCCTCGGCGATGCGCTGTCGATGCTGTACCTGGTCAGCGCCACGCTCAAGCGCTTCGAGGACGATGGCCGCCAGGCCGACGATGCGCCATACGTCCACTGGTCGGTGCAGGATGCGCTGCACAAGGCGCAACTGGCGCTGGCCGGGGTGCTCGACAACTTCCCCAACCGCTTCATCGCCGGCGCCGTGCGCGTGCTGCTGTTCCCGTTCGGGATGCCGTACGCGGAACCGAACGACGACCTGGGCGGCAACGTGGCGCGCGCCATGCAGACGGCAGGCCCGAGCCGCGAACGCCTGCTGGCCGACGGCTTCCTGGCCGACGACCTGCGCGACCCGGTGGCCTGCGGCGAGCTGGCTTTCGCCCTGCTGCCGCAGGTGGACGCCATCGAGCATCGCTTGAAACCCGCCGTGCGCGCTGGCCAGCTCGAAGCGATGCCGCAAACCCTGCCGCTGCTGGACCAGTGGAGCGCACATGCGGTGTCGCTTGGCCTGCTCACGCCGGAGGAACGCCGCACGCTGGCCGACTTCGCCCGCTTTACCGACCTGTCGGTGCACGTCGATGACTTCTCGCCCGACCTCAACGCGGCCGTCGATGCCGAGCAGCGCCGCCGCATGACGGCGCCGGCCATCGTCCTGGAGGTGTGA
- a CDS encoding DUF4861 domain-containing protein yields MKLRQQLFVPAILFSALASAGIVNAAERLTVTVTHTLDQARPSETITIPWTEINRALPGALLQKIAVKDAAGKVLPYQVTNVAPQAKDPKNEGIAYGELIFQHDFAPGEKKATFTVEKIDTVAPVFPSKVSARYIQERLDDFAWENDKVAHRTYGPALAAPAAEGSGKEVLVTSGMDIWFKRVPYPIVDRWYNKGHDHYHDDEGEGMDMYNVGKSRGAGGAGIWDGKTLYTGVNYAGWKVIANGPIRAIFELSYDAWDAGGAKVSEVKRFTVDAGHYFDQIDSTFNFTGPQQLTAAIGLNKTPADKGQDAKVQPITQPADRALLQWVEQKSNGAFGTAIIVPTAGEKDYAEDKLNALITAKIVSGQPLRYYVGAGWTRAGDFAKREDWTKYVSAQAARVRAPVTVALSVTK; encoded by the coding sequence ATGAAACTACGTCAGCAGCTGTTCGTCCCCGCAATCCTGTTCTCCGCCCTGGCCAGCGCCGGCATCGTCAACGCCGCCGAGCGCCTGACTGTCACCGTTACCCACACGCTGGACCAGGCCCGCCCCTCGGAAACCATCACCATCCCCTGGACCGAAATCAATCGCGCCCTGCCTGGCGCGCTGCTGCAGAAGATCGCCGTCAAGGACGCGGCCGGCAAGGTGCTGCCATACCAGGTGACCAACGTGGCGCCGCAGGCCAAGGATCCGAAGAACGAAGGCATCGCCTACGGCGAGCTGATTTTCCAGCATGACTTCGCCCCGGGCGAAAAGAAGGCCACCTTCACGGTCGAGAAAATCGACACCGTGGCGCCGGTCTTCCCGAGCAAGGTGTCGGCCCGCTACATCCAGGAACGTCTCGACGATTTCGCCTGGGAGAACGACAAGGTGGCGCACCGCACCTACGGTCCCGCGCTGGCGGCGCCTGCCGCAGAAGGCAGCGGCAAAGAGGTGCTGGTCACCAGCGGCATGGACATCTGGTTCAAGCGCGTACCGTACCCGATCGTCGATCGCTGGTACAACAAGGGCCACGACCATTACCATGACGACGAAGGCGAAGGCATGGACATGTACAACGTCGGCAAGTCGCGCGGCGCCGGCGGCGCCGGCATCTGGGACGGCAAGACCCTGTACACGGGCGTGAACTACGCCGGCTGGAAAGTGATCGCCAATGGCCCGATCCGCGCCATCTTCGAGCTGTCGTACGACGCCTGGGATGCCGGCGGCGCCAAGGTCTCGGAAGTGAAGCGCTTCACCGTCGATGCCGGCCACTATTTCGACCAGATCGACAGCACCTTCAACTTCACCGGCCCGCAGCAGCTCACCGCCGCCATCGGCCTGAACAAGACCCCGGCTGACAAGGGCCAGGACGCCAAGGTGCAGCCGATCACGCAACCGGCCGACCGCGCGCTGCTGCAATGGGTGGAGCAGAAATCGAACGGCGCCTTCGGCACCGCCATCATCGTGCCGACCGCCGGCGAAAAGGACTACGCCGAAGACAAGCTCAATGCGCTGATCACCGCGAAAATCGTTTCCGGCCAGCCGCTGCGCTACTACGTGGGCGCCGGCTGGACCCGCGCCGGCGACTTCGCCAAACGCGAAGACTGGACCAAGTACGTCTCGGCCCAGGCTGCGCGCGTGCGCGCACCGGTCACCGTCGCGCTGTCAGTCACCAAGTAA
- a CDS encoding rhamnogalacturonan acetylesterase: protein MKPHRQGTPSLPVARRVSSALLLAGFSTLAILGPCHAHAAESWHFSFGAARDGYTTVDAGMAYDAKRGFGFEPGAEVRTAGYLVATKPSYFTADVPEGNYNVTVKLGAAGTASNTTIKSELRRLMLENVSTASGATETRTFTVNVRTPRIKAVPGVAAGVVDLKVPRETVSEARAWDQRLTLEINGSNPVIQSIDIVPVTAPTIFLLGDSTVSDQPGEPFNSWGQMLPRFFKPGIAVANLAQSGETYRDSLSRRRLDKVLSMMRPGDTVLMQFGHNDQKQIKDNKGGPFTTYKDEIRQHVEAIRKHGGIPVIISSMERRRFDDAGKPQETLTDYATAARQSAKELGTAFIDLHAMSLPLYAALGVEGSKLAFAEPQPGKLDNTHHNPYGSYELAQAVATGLRQAGVPAAQWIADGYGNFDPSHPDPVAKFAVPVSPTFTNERPLGDEGNR from the coding sequence ATGAAACCTCACCGACAGGGCACTCCTTCCCTGCCGGTGGCGCGCCGGGTCTCCTCGGCGCTGCTGCTGGCAGGGTTTTCCACACTCGCCATCCTCGGCCCGTGCCACGCCCATGCGGCAGAGTCCTGGCACTTCAGCTTTGGCGCAGCCAGGGACGGCTACACCACGGTGGATGCCGGCATGGCGTACGATGCGAAACGCGGCTTCGGCTTCGAACCGGGCGCGGAAGTGCGCACCGCCGGGTACCTGGTCGCAACCAAACCGTCGTATTTCACCGCCGACGTCCCCGAGGGGAACTACAACGTTACCGTCAAACTGGGCGCGGCCGGTACGGCTTCCAACACCACCATCAAGTCCGAACTGCGGCGCCTGATGCTCGAGAATGTGAGCACGGCCAGCGGCGCGACGGAAACCCGCACCTTCACCGTCAACGTGCGCACGCCGCGCATCAAGGCCGTGCCGGGCGTGGCGGCGGGCGTGGTGGACCTCAAGGTGCCGCGCGAAACGGTATCCGAAGCGCGCGCCTGGGACCAGCGCCTCACGCTTGAGATCAACGGCAGCAACCCGGTGATTCAGTCGATCGACATCGTGCCGGTGACCGCGCCAACCATCTTCCTGCTGGGCGACTCCACCGTGTCCGACCAGCCGGGCGAACCGTTCAACAGCTGGGGCCAGATGCTGCCGCGCTTTTTCAAGCCCGGTATCGCGGTCGCCAACCTGGCGCAGTCGGGTGAAACCTACCGCGACTCGCTGTCGCGCCGGCGCCTGGACAAGGTCCTGAGCATGATGCGCCCCGGCGACACGGTCCTGATGCAGTTCGGCCATAACGACCAGAAGCAGATCAAGGACAACAAGGGCGGCCCCTTCACCACGTACAAGGACGAAATCCGCCAGCACGTGGAAGCGATCCGCAAGCACGGCGGCATCCCCGTCATCATTTCGTCGATGGAGCGCCGCCGTTTTGACGACGCCGGCAAGCCGCAGGAAACCCTGACCGACTACGCCACCGCCGCGCGCCAGTCGGCCAAAGAACTGGGCACCGCATTCATCGACCTGCACGCCATGAGTTTGCCGCTGTACGCGGCGCTGGGCGTGGAAGGTTCCAAGCTGGCCTTCGCCGAACCGCAGCCGGGCAAGCTCGATAACACCCACCACAATCCCTACGGCAGCTACGAGCTGGCGCAGGCGGTGGCCACCGGCTTGCGCCAGGCCGGCGTGCCGGCAGCGCAGTGGATCGCTGACGGCTACGGCAATTTCGATCCGTCGCATCCCGATCCGGTAGCGAAATTCGCCGTGCCAGTCAGCCCCACTTTCACCAATGAGCGTCCGCTGGGCGACGAAGGCAACCGCTGA
- a CDS encoding glycoside hydrolase family 43 protein has translation MMGTPKSRNFLFNVRQLAAGAMLAAASIAAQAADNYLFAYFTENGQDGLHFARSTDGYMWDKVAGGRSFLTPVVGNSKLMRDPCIVRGPDGTFHMVWTSGWNENNIGYASSKDLVNWSPQQQVPVMAHEPGSLNAWAPEIVYDDRRGEFLIFWASTIPGRFPATDGSSEDKYNHRMYATTTRDFKTYTPTKLFYDPGFSVIDATFVNFKGKNHLLVKDETRNPPKKHLQVADAPDLQGPFGKLGAPITPPKLWVEGPTALQIGDDVVLYYDAYITKHYGAMRSRDLVHWEDVSDKMQFPDEGTKKRMRHGTVIAVPEEVVAGLEK, from the coding sequence ATGATGGGAACTCCGAAAAGCCGCAATTTCCTTTTCAACGTGCGCCAGCTGGCCGCTGGTGCGATGCTGGCTGCGGCCAGCATCGCCGCCCAGGCGGCAGACAATTACCTGTTCGCCTATTTCACCGAAAACGGCCAGGACGGTCTGCATTTCGCCCGCAGCACCGACGGCTACATGTGGGACAAGGTGGCCGGTGGCCGCAGCTTCCTCACGCCCGTCGTTGGCAATTCAAAGCTGATGCGCGACCCGTGCATCGTGCGCGGCCCCGACGGCACTTTCCACATGGTGTGGACGTCGGGCTGGAACGAGAACAATATCGGCTATGCGTCCTCGAAAGATCTGGTCAACTGGTCGCCGCAGCAGCAGGTGCCGGTGATGGCGCACGAACCAGGTTCGCTCAACGCCTGGGCGCCGGAAATCGTCTACGACGACAGGCGCGGCGAGTTCCTGATCTTCTGGGCCTCCACCATCCCAGGCCGCTTCCCGGCCACCGACGGCTCGTCGGAAGACAAGTACAACCACCGCATGTACGCAACCACCACGCGCGATTTTAAAACGTACACGCCGACCAAACTGTTTTATGATCCCGGCTTCTCGGTGATCGACGCCACCTTCGTCAACTTCAAAGGCAAGAACCACCTGCTGGTGAAGGACGAAACCCGCAACCCGCCGAAGAAGCACCTGCAAGTGGCCGACGCGCCCGATCTGCAAGGCCCGTTCGGCAAGCTGGGCGCGCCGATCACGCCGCCCAAGCTGTGGGTGGAAGGCCCGACCGCGCTGCAGATCGGCGACGACGTGGTGCTGTACTACGACGCCTACATCACCAAGCACTACGGCGCCATGCGCTCGCGCGACCTGGTGCACTGGGAAGACGTGTCGGACAAGATGCAGTTCCCCGACGAAGGCACGAAAAAGCGCATGCGGCACGGTACCGTGATTGCCGTGCCGGAGGAAGTCGTGGCAGGGCTGGAGAAGTAA